One region of Daphnia pulicaria isolate SC F1-1A chromosome 7, SC_F0-13Bv2, whole genome shotgun sequence genomic DNA includes:
- the LOC124350827 gene encoding uncharacterized protein LOC124350827, with the protein MKTFACLAVLVALCAVVAMVQADQITEPFCYWSGTAPACAGACETGEFVASTSKFGDGKTCATGVKRYCCAMPPQWLAQLAQSSFYVLNGGPVEPILPSGYTH; encoded by the exons ATGAAAACTTTCGCTTGTTTGGCCGTCCTCGTCGCCCTTTGCGCTGTTGTAGCG atggtcCAGGCTGATCAGATAACGGAGCCGTTTTGTTATTGGTCCGGCACTGCACCGGCCTGCGCTGGAGCTTGTGAAACGGGCGAATTTGTTGCATCCACCAGCAAATTTGGCGACG GTAAAACTTGTGCGACCGGAGTCAAACGGTACTGCTGTGCCATGCCACCTCAATGGCTGGCCCAGCTGGCCCAGTCGTCTTTCTATGTATTGAACGGAGGTCCGGTCGAACCCATTCTACCATCTGGATACACCCATTAA
- the LOC124350756 gene encoding uncharacterized protein LOC124350756 isoform X2 — protein MAAFHLLLIAFHLLMIVDGQLAQVDEEPTAVTLIPSDEIIFVGKGQILVLMCQIQGPAVRNCSWELNGVVRMLDNITIENRLVNTEHYGKCRIAMKVTPEDIGKWTCNILTDAVDARPKSATTQVSLFQGKPKTIAGLVTIVLIGVIIFTTYVISFTLLKMFDHKRNFKGKKKKKVSKKRLVSAVSRGSSRESSDQFEEDVAMTTNPA, from the exons ATGGCTGCTTTTCACTTGTTACTCATTGCGTTTCATTTGCTGATGATTGTCGACGGCCAGCTGGCTCAAGTTGACG AGGAACCCACCGCCGTCACGTTAATACCAAGCGATGAAATAATTTTCGTCGGAAAAGGTCAGATTCTTGTGCTGATGTGCCAAATTCAAGGTCCAGCCGTCAGGAATTGCTCCTGGGAGTTGAACGGCGTCGTGCGGATGCTGGACAACATCACCATCGAAAATCGACTAGTCAACACGGAACATTATGGAAAGTGTCGAATTGCA ATGAAGGTGACGCCGGAAGATATTGGCAAATGGACGTGCAACATCTTGACAGACGCCGTCGACGCCCGTCCCAAAAGTGCCACCACCCAAGTTTCCCTCTTTCAA GGGAAGCCGAAGACTATTGCCGGACTGGTCACCATCGTTCTCATAGGCGTTATTATCTTTACTACGTACGTCATCAGTTTCACCCTCTTGAAAAT GTTTGACCACAAGCGAAATttcaaaggaaagaagaagaaaaaggtctCAAAAAAGAGATTGGTGTCGGCAGTCAGTCGAGGCTCGTCAAGAGAAAGTAGCGACCAATTTGAAGAAGATGTTGCCATGACAACAAACCCAGCATAG
- the LOC124350756 gene encoding uncharacterized protein LOC124350756 isoform X1: MAAFHLLLIAFHLLMIVDGQLAQVDEEPTAVTLIPSDEIIFVGKGQILVLMCQIQGPAVRNCSWELNGVVRMLDNITIENRLVNTEHYGKCRIAMKVTPEDIGKWTCNILTDAVDARPKSATTQVSLFQGKPKTIAGLVTIVLIGVIIFTTYVISFTLLKICRFDHKRNFKGKKKKKVSKKRLVSAVSRGSSRESSDQFEEDVAMTTNPA, from the exons ATGGCTGCTTTTCACTTGTTACTCATTGCGTTTCATTTGCTGATGATTGTCGACGGCCAGCTGGCTCAAGTTGACG AGGAACCCACCGCCGTCACGTTAATACCAAGCGATGAAATAATTTTCGTCGGAAAAGGTCAGATTCTTGTGCTGATGTGCCAAATTCAAGGTCCAGCCGTCAGGAATTGCTCCTGGGAGTTGAACGGCGTCGTGCGGATGCTGGACAACATCACCATCGAAAATCGACTAGTCAACACGGAACATTATGGAAAGTGTCGAATTGCA ATGAAGGTGACGCCGGAAGATATTGGCAAATGGACGTGCAACATCTTGACAGACGCCGTCGACGCCCGTCCCAAAAGTGCCACCACCCAAGTTTCCCTCTTTCAA GGGAAGCCGAAGACTATTGCCGGACTGGTCACCATCGTTCTCATAGGCGTTATTATCTTTACTACGTACGTCATCAGTTTCACCCTCTTGAAAAT TTGCAGGTTTGACCACAAGCGAAATttcaaaggaaagaagaagaaaaaggtctCAAAAAAGAGATTGGTGTCGGCAGTCAGTCGAGGCTCGTCAAGAGAAAGTAGCGACCAATTTGAAGAAGATGTTGCCATGACAACAAACCCAGCATAG
- the LOC124350607 gene encoding flocculation protein FLO11-like — protein MRVKSFDSTRVFCWRASNLEVYNNMECGILLFLLPLLLTHLLLVRAADDAADSTQVKAGNVSTVNECYWSGEGPICDGKCRAGETVVSESKKNDGNGCIIGKKMYCCKGGAVLSSKNGTEPVALHHVKRQHVIEVTYSSSTQGQLLLEDTKDDCYWVGKSPNCKGSCLEGDYMVNTSRTANGSTCIVGKKKYCCKGSDTNNTLNDVHTHPGSSSITTEAAPVKQMTNGNSSSCYWVGKAPICLGSCKFGDYVADKSPTGDGGGKCESGQKKFCCARQQSTAPVSTEEPPPPLKTTTSSSIGQMDNVNNSISNWTSARPFQARRRPTPRGLPINSTVTNRVKIVKIKRKLVMSTPTAANVSTSISMTSETSSTLAMDQSLLTLPSTTESTVTTTATAPLTATTESTTTPSTTTTTESTTTATATTSSTPIRHPIRHPTRHPTRHPTTLAARSTSTATESTSLATGPSIPASSSIKPTPARAPKKFEPFFNLPDVLPVPLIFRIQKSADTDITSLNANIATTSIIQSSTTSTTPTTLE, from the exons ATGAGAGTGAAGAGTTTCGACTCTACGCGAGTGTTTTGTTGGAGAGCATCAAACTTGGAAGTGTATAATAACATGGAGTGCgggattcttctttttcttctcccgctACTGCTGACTCATTTGCTTTTAGTGCGTGCGGCAGATGATGCTGCGGATAGTACCCAGGTGAAGGCTGGAAATGTTTCGACGGTTAACGAATGTTATTGGTCGGGCGAGGGGCCGATTTGCGATGGAAAATGCCGGGCGGGAGAAACTGTCGTCTCCGAATCGAAGAAAAATGACG GAAATGGCTGCATCATTGGCAAGAAAAT GTATTGTTGCAAGGGTGGTGCTGTTTTATCGAGTAAGAACGGAACAGAACCAGTGGCTCTTCACCATGTGAAACGACAACACGTAATTGAAGTAACCTACTCGTCGTCGACACAAGGACAGCTCCTATTAGAAGACACG AAAGATGATTGCTATTGGGTCGGTAAGTCCCCAAACTGCAAGGGCTCCTGCCTGGAAGGTGATTACATGGTGAACACGTCCCGTACAGCCAACG gaTCCACGTGCATTgtcgggaaaaagaaatattgctGCAAAGGCTCTGACACCAATAACACATTAAATGACGTGCACACTCatcccggcagcagcagcatcactaCAGAGGCTGCTCCCGTGAAACAA ATGACGAACGGCAATTCATCTTCCTGCTACTGGGTGGGCAAGGCGCCCATTTGTTTGGGATCCTGCAAGTTTGGTGACTACGTGGCCGACAAATCTCCCACCGGCGACGGCG GAGGGAAATGTGAGAGTGGCCAGAAAAAGTTTTGCTGCGCTCGACAACAATCGACCGCGCCCGTCTCGACCGAAGAGCCGCCGCCGCCCCTCAAGACAACGACCAGCAGTAGTATCGGACAAATGGACAATGTCAACAATTCAATTTCCAATTGGACAAGTGCGAGACCTTTTCAAGCGCGACGTCGGCCAACGCCCAGGGGTTTGCCAATCAACTCGACTGTCACCAATCGCGTCAAAATCGTCAAAATCAAACGGAAATTGGTCATGTCGACTCCGACAGCCGCCAACGTGTCGACGTCGATTTCCATGACGTCGGAAACTTCGTCAACTCTGGCGATGGATCAATCGTTATTGACTCTTCCATCAACAACAGAATCGACGGTAACGACAACAGCGACAGCACCATTGACA gcaacaacagaatCGACGACAACGCcatcgacgacaacaaca acagaatcgacgacaacagcaacagcgacGACGTCTTCGACGCCAATTCGACATCCAATTCGTCATCCAACTCGACATCCAACTCGACATCC aacgaCTTTGGCGGCACGGTCGACTTCAACAGCAACGGAATCAACGTCACTTGCAACCGGGCCGTCAATACCAGCCTCGTCGTCGATAAAACCGACGCCGGCCAGGGCCCCGAAAAAGTTTGAACCGTTTTTCAATCTGCCCGACGTCCTGCCCGTCCCTTTGATATTCCGAATACAGAAATCCGCCGACACGGACATCACCAGCCTGAATGCAAACATTGCAACAACATCAATTATTCAATCATCAACGACGTCAACAACCCCAACCACcttggaataa